One window of Candidatus Poribacteria bacterium genomic DNA carries:
- a CDS encoding tetratricopeptide repeat protein, translating into MFKYGQLAPIAILLCLMLSGCAIISRDTTRTEAYNRFAIKAAQAQLWNEAVFRWKQVISIDPEDAKAHNNLGVAYEALGNMEEAIASYERAAELEPNNKYYRLNYRRCRIHLRRSGGDAEDAPQLEDPPLTE; encoded by the coding sequence GTGTTTAAATATGGTCAACTTGCACCTATCGCTATTCTCCTCTGCTTGATGCTATCCGGATGTGCTATAATATCGCGAGATACTACGCGGACCGAAGCTTACAATCGATTTGCAATCAAGGCAGCACAAGCGCAACTCTGGAATGAAGCCGTCTTCCGATGGAAGCAGGTGATCAGTATCGATCCAGAGGACGCTAAAGCACATAATAACCTCGGTGTAGCTTACGAAGCACTCGGAAACATGGAGGAGGCTATTGCCTCTTACGAGCGCGCAGCGGAATTAGAACCAAATAATAAATACTACAGACTCAACTATCGGCGGTGCCGTATACATCTTCGACGAAGTGGCGGCGATGCTGAAGACGCACCGCAGTTAGAAGATCCACCACTTACGGAGTAG
- a CDS encoding UPF0182 family protein, with translation MDSRTKRFIATVAILAVVGGLGAIWVNLYPDFLWFKVVDYFSVYTKILKTKILVGAIVGACYLAILLTNIALIYRFTPAHLSPAFMGGADFMGGAAENPGDTRKMIYGALTLLAVLFSIMMGYAASDRWEIYLRYANAEDLAFRAAAPIVVEESLNSAEIPVSQLELQAKNIRVGDQISVQVNGANQDARVEAILDLGDVGAIRLNTPVQIEPGQKAFFTSPARDPIFDKDVAYYVFRMPAERYVCGTLFGVFMLVTIFAIVIYFFHGLITGDTSQFRFRPPFNVKAHLFTLVGLTLLFRAWNYRFAMFDLLYTTNDVVRGGGGYAAMKARLPILYFLIGLTILCALIFIISIFLRRNTLAFGGLAVFLIAGFLGQIYPVAIQRWQVEPRKQVLEADYINYNIKATLEAYGLAENTVTEEEYPLTEQLSYDDIRSAENASVFNSIRLWDWRPLRRTFRQLQELRTQYDFNDVDIDRYVVDGEIRQVMLSGRELNINELPIEIRNDWYKQTYTYTHGYGAVVSPVNEIDNGKPNMYIQGLPPIDYDEQWQHRFSETPGPRIYYGERTDRYVIVHPERSQGLEFDYPQEGQQYAEYAYQGKGGVELNSFWRKMVYMLKFDNEINFVLPGEISPTSRILYERNIKNRIQKIAPFLRYDGDPYIILYNGRLVWMIDAYTITHRYPYSVSMREFVSERRRQIANAQQSAEPWGNYIRNSVKVIVDAYDGTVDFYIMEREQDPIAECYRKIFPDLFKSFEEMPDELKAHVRYPTSMFLIQARVYQDYHMKDPVTFYAGEDKWEIGRELYDNTDAQTRQASAPQQPRSPFAPQQVPQSSSSNGQPVEPYYVVIRLPGQERSEFMLMLPFTPFNKPNLTAWLAARCDLPQYGQLLVYRFPKGKQVAGPMQVENFISQEPEISQQISLWNTQGSRVLRGNLLILPMNNSLLYVEPIYIQSEDEKTAIPELRRVVIGYGNEVVWGETLEEALVNMFGQGTGIQTSAATATTDDTDAGTGVGTDQTSLQGLIEQANRYFNAGQDALRAGNWTEYGRYQRLLEQTLRQLTE, from the coding sequence ATGGATTCACGAACCAAACGCTTTATTGCAACTGTCGCCATTCTCGCCGTCGTTGGGGGATTAGGTGCCATCTGGGTTAACCTTTATCCCGACTTCCTATGGTTTAAGGTAGTCGACTATTTCAGCGTTTACACTAAAATTCTTAAAACAAAAATCTTGGTCGGTGCAATTGTTGGTGCTTGCTATTTAGCGATTCTTCTAACGAACATTGCCTTAATCTATCGATTCACACCCGCACATCTCAGTCCTGCTTTTATGGGAGGGGCGGACTTCATGGGCGGTGCCGCTGAAAATCCGGGTGATACGCGAAAAATGATTTACGGCGCACTCACCCTTCTTGCGGTGCTTTTTAGTATCATGATGGGCTATGCAGCCAGCGACCGGTGGGAAATCTATCTACGCTACGCTAATGCTGAGGACCTCGCTTTCCGTGCCGCTGCACCTATTGTTGTAGAGGAAAGTCTCAATTCTGCCGAAATTCCTGTCTCACAACTCGAACTTCAAGCGAAAAACATCAGAGTCGGGGATCAGATAAGCGTCCAGGTAAACGGGGCGAATCAAGACGCACGGGTTGAAGCTATTTTGGACCTCGGTGATGTGGGGGCCATCCGTTTGAATACGCCTGTTCAGATAGAACCGGGACAGAAGGCTTTTTTCACGTCTCCTGCGCGCGATCCTATCTTTGATAAGGATGTCGCCTACTACGTTTTCAGGATGCCAGCGGAACGTTATGTTTGTGGAACGCTCTTCGGGGTCTTTATGTTAGTGACGATATTTGCGATCGTCATCTACTTTTTTCACGGACTCATCACCGGAGATACCAGCCAATTTCGGTTCCGTCCACCTTTCAATGTGAAAGCACACTTGTTCACGCTTGTGGGATTGACGCTCCTCTTCCGGGCATGGAACTACCGCTTTGCTATGTTTGATCTGCTCTACACGACAAACGATGTTGTCCGTGGCGGTGGTGGATACGCCGCAATGAAGGCACGACTTCCCATTTTATATTTCTTGATTGGACTTACAATCCTGTGTGCCCTCATTTTCATCATTTCTATCTTCCTCCGACGCAACACCCTCGCTTTTGGCGGACTCGCTGTGTTTCTGATTGCCGGATTCCTTGGACAAATCTATCCTGTCGCTATACAAAGATGGCAGGTTGAACCCAGGAAACAGGTGTTGGAGGCGGACTATATCAACTACAACATCAAAGCGACGCTCGAAGCTTATGGTTTGGCTGAGAACACCGTAACAGAAGAAGAATACCCCTTAACAGAACAACTCAGTTATGATGATATAAGAAGTGCCGAAAACGCTTCTGTTTTCAATAGCATTCGTCTCTGGGATTGGCGACCCTTGCGCAGAACCTTCCGACAGCTCCAAGAATTGCGGACACAATATGATTTCAACGATGTCGATATCGATCGCTATGTCGTTGATGGTGAGATTCGACAGGTAATGCTCTCTGGACGGGAACTCAATATTAATGAACTTCCTATCGAAATTAGAAATGACTGGTATAAGCAGACCTATACCTACACGCACGGCTACGGCGCAGTTGTAAGTCCCGTCAATGAGATTGATAATGGCAAACCTAACATGTACATTCAAGGATTGCCCCCTATTGACTATGACGAGCAGTGGCAGCATCGGTTCAGCGAAACACCGGGACCCCGTATCTATTATGGTGAACGCACGGATCGCTATGTTATCGTACATCCCGAACGGAGCCAAGGACTTGAGTTTGACTATCCGCAGGAAGGGCAACAATACGCCGAATATGCATATCAAGGTAAGGGCGGCGTAGAACTGAACTCTTTCTGGCGTAAAATGGTATATATGCTGAAGTTCGATAACGAAATTAACTTCGTGCTACCCGGTGAAATTTCGCCGACAAGCCGAATCCTCTACGAACGGAACATCAAAAATCGGATCCAAAAAATCGCACCCTTCTTACGGTACGACGGGGATCCTTACATCATTCTCTATAACGGTAGATTGGTGTGGATGATTGATGCCTATACCATCACGCACCGATATCCTTATTCCGTTTCAATGCGAGAATTCGTCAGCGAGAGAAGACGGCAGATTGCTAACGCACAGCAGAGTGCTGAACCGTGGGGGAACTACATCCGAAATTCTGTTAAAGTTATCGTGGATGCTTACGATGGTACTGTCGATTTTTACATCATGGAGCGGGAACAAGATCCAATCGCAGAATGTTATCGAAAGATTTTCCCAGACCTTTTCAAATCGTTTGAGGAGATGCCGGATGAGCTGAAGGCGCATGTCCGATACCCGACCTCTATGTTCCTTATCCAAGCACGCGTCTATCAGGATTACCACATGAAAGACCCCGTAACCTTCTACGCAGGCGAGGATAAATGGGAGATCGGCAGAGAACTTTATGACAATACTGATGCCCAAACGCGACAGGCTTCCGCGCCTCAGCAACCAAGAAGTCCCTTCGCACCCCAGCAGGTCCCCCAAAGTTCCAGTTCAAACGGACAACCCGTTGAACCCTATTATGTGGTCATCAGACTACCAGGGCAGGAGCGATCGGAATTCATGTTGATGTTACCGTTCACACCGTTCAACAAACCGAATCTGACTGCATGGCTTGCTGCCCGATGCGACTTGCCCCAATATGGGCAGCTCCTTGTTTACCGGTTCCCGAAAGGGAAACAGGTCGCTGGACCGATGCAAGTGGAGAACTTTATTAGCCAAGAACCGGAAATTTCACAACAGATTAGCCTCTGGAATACACAAGGATCCCGTGTCTTACGCGGAAATCTGTTGATTCTGCCGATGAACAACTCACTACTCTATGTTGAGCCTATCTATATACAATCCGAAGATGAAAAAACCGCTATTCCCGAATTACGACGGGTCGTCATCGGATATGGGAACGAAGTCGTATGGGGTGAAACGCTTGAGGAGGCACTCGTCAATATGTTCGGACAGGGAACAGGGATCCAGACCTCCGCTGCGACAGCGACAACTGACGACACCGACGCGGGAACTGGTGTCGGGACAGACCAAACTTCGTTGCAAGGTCTCATCGAGCAAGCGAACCGTTATTTCAATGCGGGACAGGATGCACTACGCGCTGGTAATTGGACAGAATATGGGCGGTATCAACGCCTTTTAGAGCAAACTTTACGTCAGCTGACTGAATAG
- the pheA gene encoding prephenate dehydratase, whose amino-acid sequence MELTKYRDQINEIDDQILVLLQKRAEISKQVGAMKAKTGIAEVYVPHRQKQIIERLKKRNHGNQFPEAALEAIWTEILSASRSLQDPERVAFLGPVGSFGHLAALSHFGTSTEFIPIHPQIDIFTEVESGRADYGVVAIENSAQGTVRDVLERFQRTPLWICAEIFQPIKQHLLSRSPLTEIRCVYSHPQPFAQCKAWLRRHLSGAEQIEVVSTSEAAQRAAQESSAAAIASELASEIYEVPIVANSIMDEPDNTTRFFVIGKHIPDPSGYDRTSLFFAIPDQVGALHRALGILEQAELNLSYLESLPSRAKPWEYVFFTEMDGHIAEERVIIAFEKLEELCRHVNVLGSYPRGSF is encoded by the coding sequence TTGGAACTGACAAAGTACCGAGATCAAATTAACGAGATTGACGATCAAATTTTAGTGCTGCTACAGAAACGGGCTGAGATTTCCAAGCAGGTCGGTGCGATGAAGGCAAAAACAGGCATTGCAGAGGTCTATGTTCCGCATCGGCAGAAGCAGATTATTGAACGTTTGAAGAAACGAAATCACGGAAACCAGTTCCCGGAAGCCGCACTTGAGGCGATCTGGACCGAGATTTTATCTGCGTCCCGTTCCTTGCAGGATCCGGAGCGGGTAGCCTTCCTCGGACCCGTCGGCAGTTTCGGACACTTGGCGGCTCTATCTCATTTCGGCACATCAACTGAGTTTATACCTATCCACCCACAGATTGACATTTTTACTGAGGTTGAGTCTGGTAGGGCGGACTACGGTGTGGTGGCTATTGAAAATTCAGCCCAAGGCACTGTTCGTGATGTTTTGGAACGTTTCCAACGCACGCCTTTGTGGATTTGCGCGGAGATATTCCAACCGATAAAGCAGCACCTTTTATCAAGGTCACCGCTCACAGAAATTCGGTGTGTCTACTCTCATCCGCAACCTTTCGCACAATGTAAGGCATGGTTGCGGCGACATCTCAGTGGTGCTGAGCAGATTGAGGTTGTGAGTACGTCTGAGGCGGCGCAGCGCGCCGCACAAGAGTCGTCAGCAGCTGCCATTGCAAGTGAACTCGCAAGCGAAATTTATGAGGTCCCAATCGTCGCGAACTCCATTATGGATGAACCTGATAACACGACTCGCTTTTTTGTGATAGGGAAGCATATTCCAGATCCAAGCGGCTATGATCGGACTTCGCTGTTTTTCGCAATTCCGGATCAGGTTGGCGCACTACACCGAGCCTTGGGTATTTTAGAACAAGCAGAATTGAATCTGAGTTATTTAGAGTCTTTGCCGTCGCGAGCCAAACCGTGGGAATATGTCTTCTTTACTGAGATGGACGGTCATATTGCTGAAGAACGCGTCATCATCGCATTTGAGAAGCTTGAAGAATTATGCCGGCACGTCAATGTCCTCGGATCCTATCCACGCGGATCTTTTTAA
- a CDS encoding PD40 domain-containing protein has protein sequence MKNSRNRTSLMELEDSKKVLEGCKGGRLECTHPSILPFFQPSFSTWVGGYVLSLLVVLSLLSPGVAWSQSFGKNKITGQRFDWHIHRTEHFDIHYYPSEAKLVPIMAAIAEEAYEQHSEDFEHELQGRTPLILYKSHKDFQETNIILQELHEGIGGFAELFKHRIVIPFTGSLEAFREVIFHELIHIFQYDIIYQKPHARIYSGEFLYSPPIWFIEGMADYFAEDNDAIGEMVIRDASMNNNVVPLPQLHNFNRLSSPFVGYKLGQLAVAYLTETYGREKIAEILQGLRQSRTKDINSVFQEVLGVELEEFDKAWRQTVRKRYWPLVEDRELPDLVAKNLTEKSRYSHNIKPVWSPSGDIIAYVTGNEGFLEIVLMSAKTGERIERVTKRFFREKYEEIRTDFGGFGRSLAWAPDGDRIAFIAKYHDANYLLEVNILTEKLTQYFELDFDNVTSPDYDGSGERIVFSALKEGQADLYVIELLTGEVDRLTFDPFNDTHASWHPVTGEIIYTSERGAKNRLVLINLSQGTERVLTDGTYNAISPSWTPDGKSILFCSDRQGIYDIHKIAINDQQSAVSSQVKGDLVKSDPALTDNAHSEINVEADNDSPESQEPRVAESQHTENDSVEPLGSRPVEIELTRLTNMMTGCFNPSLAPDGKHLLFSAYQNGKYDVCIMEITKAIEEKIGVSSVAEPSVILTEEEEENYRIARRKYSTQSSFTLDAIFPDFSFGADGILRSTVQVVGSDMLGNHRIGLSVMNQSSYLTPDFIAQYGFLTHRTDVGAMIYNYHEYHILGGIQSRRGILQRITGLGAYVNYPFDRYHRLDFAFSMYSKPFSFNFQTREPLDPFDDRGLLTMGSIAFVGDTTMWREWAPYTGSRYRIELEQSFPALGSELSLTNVVFDARRYFGFGRRSTLATRLLLGGSFGGDRSYFYLGGIDTLRGYNYEELVGTRIGLLNFEVRIPFIDVLHFGWPVQWTIGGIRGIAFADLGGAWADWQYGPENPYRIFVRDKNRIRLADVKASIGAGLRLQLGVFSVDFAAAWHTDLTSIEPGMKYHLGLGQAF, from the coding sequence GTGAAGAACAGTAGAAACAGAACTTCATTGATGGAATTGGAAGACAGCAAGAAAGTGCTGGAAGGTTGCAAGGGTGGAAGGTTGGAGTGCACCCATCCTTCCATTCTTCCATTCTTCCAACCAAGTTTTTCCACGTGGGTAGGCGGGTATGTCCTGTCGCTACTTGTTGTCCTCAGCTTGTTATCGCCCGGTGTGGCGTGGTCGCAAAGTTTTGGGAAGAACAAGATTACCGGGCAACGTTTCGATTGGCACATTCACCGGACGGAGCATTTTGACATCCACTACTACCCAAGTGAAGCGAAACTTGTGCCGATTATGGCGGCTATCGCCGAAGAAGCTTACGAACAACACAGCGAAGATTTTGAACATGAGCTGCAAGGCAGGACCCCACTTATCCTTTACAAATCCCACAAAGACTTTCAGGAAACCAACATAATTCTCCAAGAACTTCACGAAGGGATTGGAGGTTTCGCGGAACTCTTTAAACACCGTATTGTTATACCCTTCACTGGGTCCTTGGAAGCGTTTCGAGAGGTGATTTTTCACGAGCTCATTCATATTTTCCAATACGATATTATCTATCAGAAACCGCATGCCCGAATCTATAGCGGCGAGTTCCTGTATTCACCACCAATTTGGTTTATAGAAGGAATGGCGGACTATTTTGCAGAAGACAATGATGCGATTGGGGAGATGGTCATCCGAGATGCCAGCATGAATAACAATGTTGTGCCACTACCCCAACTCCACAATTTCAACCGGCTCAGCTCGCCTTTCGTTGGGTATAAGTTAGGGCAATTAGCGGTGGCGTATCTCACAGAAACTTATGGACGAGAGAAAATCGCTGAGATTTTGCAGGGGTTACGACAAAGTCGCACAAAGGACATCAACAGTGTTTTCCAAGAAGTGCTCGGTGTAGAACTCGAAGAATTTGATAAGGCGTGGCGGCAGACAGTCCGAAAACGCTACTGGCCCCTCGTTGAGGACAGGGAATTGCCGGATCTGGTCGCAAAGAACCTGACCGAGAAATCTCGATACTCCCATAACATTAAACCTGTCTGGTCGCCAAGTGGTGATATTATCGCTTATGTCACGGGAAATGAGGGGTTTCTGGAGATTGTCCTCATGTCCGCAAAAACGGGTGAACGCATCGAACGCGTCACCAAGCGGTTTTTCCGTGAAAAATACGAGGAGATCCGAACCGATTTCGGTGGGTTTGGGAGAAGCCTCGCGTGGGCACCTGACGGCGACAGGATTGCATTCATCGCCAAATATCACGATGCCAATTATCTCCTTGAAGTCAATATTTTAACTGAGAAATTGACCCAATACTTCGAGTTGGATTTCGATAACGTCACTTCACCTGACTACGATGGTAGCGGTGAACGAATCGTCTTTTCCGCACTCAAAGAGGGGCAGGCAGATCTCTATGTCATCGAATTGCTGACCGGTGAAGTGGATAGGCTTACCTTTGACCCATTTAACGATACGCACGCATCTTGGCATCCGGTGACTGGCGAGATTATCTATACCTCCGAGAGAGGCGCGAAAAATAGATTGGTCCTGATAAACCTCAGCCAAGGGACGGAACGCGTGCTGACCGATGGCACCTATAACGCTATCAGTCCAAGTTGGACACCAGATGGGAAATCGATCCTTTTCTGTTCAGATCGACAGGGCATTTACGATATACACAAAATAGCAATCAACGACCAGCAGTCAGCAGTCAGCAGTCAGGTAAAAGGTGATTTGGTTAAATCAGATCCCGCTTTAACTGATAACGCTCACAGCGAGATAAACGTGGAAGCTGACAACGATTCCCCTGAGAGCCAAGAACCGAGGGTTGCCGAGAGCCAACACACTGAAAATGATAGCGTGGAACCTTTGGGTTCCCGACCCGTGGAAATTGAGTTGACGCGCCTTACGAATATGATGACAGGCTGTTTCAATCCGAGCTTGGCTCCCGATGGCAAACATCTGCTGTTTAGTGCCTACCAGAACGGAAAATACGATGTTTGTATCATGGAGATTACCAAAGCAATTGAGGAAAAAATTGGGGTTTCAAGCGTGGCGGAACCTTCTGTAATTTTAACGGAGGAAGAAGAAGAAAATTATAGGATTGCCAGACGGAAATACAGTACGCAATCCTCTTTTACTTTAGATGCGATCTTCCCGGATTTCAGTTTCGGTGCAGATGGCATCCTGAGAAGTACGGTCCAAGTCGTTGGCAGCGACATGTTGGGTAACCATCGTATCGGGCTTAGCGTGATGAACCAATCGAGTTACCTTACACCCGATTTTATCGCACAATACGGTTTTTTGACACACCGAACCGATGTTGGCGCGATGATTTACAACTATCATGAATACCATATCTTGGGGGGTATACAGAGCCGACGCGGCATTCTACAACGGATTACCGGGCTTGGCGCGTATGTCAATTATCCGTTTGACAGATACCATCGACTTGACTTTGCATTCTCAATGTACTCGAAGCCGTTCTCCTTTAACTTCCAAACGCGCGAACCTTTGGACCCATTCGATGACCGGGGCTTGCTCACGATGGGTTCTATTGCATTTGTCGGAGATACAACGATGTGGCGGGAATGGGCACCTTACACAGGTTCGCGGTACCGTATTGAACTTGAACAGTCCTTTCCTGCACTCGGAAGTGAATTGTCGCTAACAAATGTTGTTTTTGATGCCCGACGCTACTTTGGTTTCGGCAGACGGTCTACCTTGGCAACGCGACTCTTGCTCGGGGGTAGTTTCGGTGGTGATAGATCCTATTTTTATCTCGGTGGAATTGATACGCTACGCGGCTATAATTATGAGGAGTTGGTCGGAACACGCATTGGACTTCTTAACTTTGAGGTCCGTATCCCTTTCATAGATGTGCTGCATTTCGGATGGCCCGTCCAGTGGACGATCGGTGGGATTCGTGGAATTGCCTTCGCAGACTTGGGAGGTGCCTGGGCGGATTGGCAATATGGACCGGAGAATCCCTACAGGATATTTGTTCGTGATAAAAACCGGATTCGTCTTGCGGATGTCAAAGCGTCAATCGGGGCTGGACTCCGTTTGCAACTCGGTGTGTTTTCAGTGGATTTCGCAGCAGCGTGGCATACGGATCTAACGAGCATTGAACCCGGTATGAAGTACCATCTCGGACTCGGTCAAGCTTTTTAA
- the queG gene encoding tRNA epoxyqueuosine(34) reductase QueG: MYQTHLTEPQGKIKNPQGKIKRQIQARANELGFELIGITPAAQSETIARYQQWIESGYAGEMSYLEKHLPLKTDVRRLLTEAKSVISLAMNYYTLDPPEVLAQDPGRGQISRYAWGDDYHELIRERLLELVTFIKQTAEIELRTRVCVDTAPIIEREYAQRAGIGWIGKNTNLIHWRSGSWYFLAEVLIDVALESDESDLRGSCGTCTRCIEACPTDAIIEPNLLDSRLCISYLTIELKGSIPKALRPKVGNLIFGCDICQEVCPWNSKAVPTTEPAFQPRDGNLAPQLLSLVGMTQQEFSRRFKGSPIKRAKRRGFLRNVLVAIGNWGTRRSDALHHDDRDRVTSEAVPALEGALVDHEPLVRGHAAWALGKIGGETAKRVLKTRLTVETDQDVITEIQDALLETEQLSGRDQKNA, from the coding sequence ATGTATCAAACCCACCTCACTGAACCGCAAGGAAAAATTAAAAATCCGCAAGGAAAAATTAAAAGACAGATTCAGGCGCGCGCAAACGAACTCGGATTTGAACTCATTGGAATTACACCCGCAGCGCAGAGTGAAACGATTGCTCGATATCAGCAGTGGATAGAAAGCGGGTACGCCGGGGAAATGAGTTATCTTGAAAAGCATCTCCCGCTGAAGACAGATGTCCGTCGACTGCTGACAGAAGCGAAATCTGTGATTAGCCTCGCGATGAACTATTATACGCTCGATCCGCCGGAGGTACTCGCACAAGATCCCGGACGAGGACAGATCTCCCGTTACGCATGGGGCGATGATTATCACGAACTTATTCGTGAACGCCTTTTAGAACTTGTCACTTTTATTAAACAGACTGCTGAAATCGAATTGCGAACCCGCGTCTGTGTTGATACCGCACCTATTATTGAACGGGAGTACGCACAGAGAGCAGGCATCGGATGGATCGGTAAAAATACGAACTTGATTCATTGGCGTTCGGGGTCTTGGTATTTTCTCGCAGAGGTCCTCATCGATGTTGCATTGGAATCCGATGAATCAGATCTTCGCGGGAGTTGTGGCACTTGCACGCGCTGTATTGAAGCGTGTCCAACGGACGCAATTATTGAACCGAATCTGCTTGATTCTCGGCTCTGTATCTCTTATCTGACAATCGAGTTAAAGGGGAGCATACCGAAGGCACTTCGCCCTAAGGTGGGGAATTTAATCTTTGGCTGCGACATCTGCCAAGAGGTCTGTCCATGGAACAGTAAAGCCGTTCCGACAACCGAACCCGCGTTTCAGCCGCGCGATGGAAACCTCGCTCCTCAGTTACTTTCGCTTGTGGGTATGACGCAACAAGAATTTAGCCGACGATTCAAAGGGAGTCCAATCAAACGCGCGAAACGTCGAGGGTTCTTGCGAAATGTCCTTGTTGCTATCGGTAATTGGGGAACGCGGCGGTCGGATGCACTCCATCACGATGATCGTGATCGGGTGACTTCCGAAGCTGTTCCAGCACTCGAAGGCGCATTAGTGGATCACGAACCTTTAGTTCGAGGTCATGCCGCCTGGGCATTGGGAAAAATCGGAGGCGAAACCGCCAAACGGGTATTGAAAACGCGACTCACAGTTGAAACCGATCAAGATGTTATCACTGAAATTCAGGACGCGCTCTTAGAGACAGAGCAACTATCGGGGAGGGACCAGAAAAATGCGTGA